In Nitrobacteraceae bacterium AZCC 1564, the following proteins share a genomic window:
- a CDS encoding hypothetical protein (product_source=Hypo-rule applied) has product MVALAETAPPDLVDELTAHAVASIEAADHFSFPFPHIVFRNFFPADFYRDLIRGVPTDGYDPIVGAGTRLTLRLYGENIEKIDPTLRPMWAAASTMLTSQEVERAIRNRLHDGLEIRARGDKVPRADDLTLVAKPVVYWDKDGYQIKPHPDTRKKVVTMQLYCPADSSQEALGTTLYRASLKGLLHVGSYCLEPVKIIPFLPNVGYAFVVLKAYHSLTKMSWHGRPPIKTDQPRISILNTFYTN; this is encoded by the coding sequence ATGGTGGCACTTGCGGAGACTGCGCCTCCTGATCTGGTCGACGAACTCACCGCGCATGCGGTTGCCAGCATTGAGGCCGCCGATCATTTCTCTTTTCCCTTTCCCCATATTGTCTTCCGCAATTTCTTTCCCGCAGATTTTTACCGGGATCTCATACGGGGCGTTCCCACTGACGGATACGATCCGATTGTCGGCGCGGGCACGCGTCTGACGCTGCGCCTCTATGGCGAGAATATAGAGAAGATCGATCCGACCCTGCGACCCATGTGGGCTGCGGCCTCGACCATGTTGACCTCGCAGGAGGTCGAGCGGGCGATCCGGAACAGACTGCATGACGGACTTGAAATTCGTGCGCGCGGCGACAAGGTGCCTCGCGCCGATGATCTGACACTCGTCGCGAAGCCAGTAGTCTATTGGGACAAGGACGGCTACCAGATCAAGCCGCATCCGGACACGCGCAAAAAGGTCGTGACGATGCAGCTCTATTGCCCGGCCGACAGCAGCCAGGAAGCTCTCGGCACGACGCTTTACCGCGCTTCCCTCAAAGGCCTGCTTCACGTTGGGTCCTATTGCCTCGAGCCTGTGAAAATCATCCCCTTCCTGCCCAATGTCGGATATGCGTTCGTGGTCCTGAAAGCTTATCACTCGCTGACAAAGATGAGCTGGCACGGCCGCCCGCCGATCAAGACTGATCAGCCTCGCATCTCCATTCTCAACACCTTTTACACGAATTAG
- a CDS encoding phosphoenolpyruvate carboxylase (product_source=KO:K01595; cath_funfam=1.20.1440.90; cog=COG2352; ko=KO:K01595; pfam=PF00311; superfamily=51621), whose product MSPETSSKVYNARLDDGEASLTRDDALLRADIRRLGRILGDTVREQEGPEVFDLVERIRQTSIRFHRDDDKQARQELESILDGMSISETVRIVRAFSYFSHLANIAEDQNNIRQRRTLAMAGATPDSGTLACALARAKQAGVGKDELRSFFVEALVSPVLTAHPTEVRRKSTIDREMEIASVLDMRERTQMTANEIAASDEQLRRAVVTIWQTNLLRRTKLTVLDEVANGLSFYDYTFLREVPRLHCALEDHLADDTEAGTKDAPGLATFLRMGSWIGGDRDGNPFVTAEVMRDTLHMQSSRIFSFYFDELHALGSELSLAAHLAGASPEVMELAARSPDPSPHRRGEPYRLAVSGIYARLAATARAIGIEINRPPVGEAAPYTGPSELQRDLDALHASLVANNSLVIARGRLRHLRRAVDCFGFHLASLDMRQNSAVHERTVAELFEAVAPGTRYRDLSEDARIALLTQELCTGRPLASPFVTYGEETTKELAVLKTAADAHAVFGSDVIRQCIVSMTKGVSDLLEIAVLLKETGLVAADGGSRLNIVPLFETIDDLRNCGAIMDKLFSLPEYRRLIDSRGGIQEVMLGYSDSNKDGGFVTSGWELYKAEINLVEVFERHGVRLRLFHGRGGSVGRGGGPSYDAILAQPGGAVNGQIRITEQGEIISSKYSNAEVGRHNLEILAAATLEASLLQPKHPAPRADYIAAMEELSNLAYAAYRNLVYETDGFEDYFWASTVISEISTLNIGSRPASRTKTRKIEDLRAIPWVFSWAQCRLMLPGWFGFGNAVKAWIDRHPDKGMAFLRELYREWPFFQTLLSNMDMVLSKSSIAIASRYADLVPDEKLRAAIFERIRAEWHDCIEMLLTIMGHDRLLQGNPLLERSIRNRFPYLDPLNHVQVELLQAHRAHGPDEQVLRGIQLTINGISAGLRNSG is encoded by the coding sequence CTGCTGAGGGCGGATATCCGCCGGCTCGGGCGCATCCTCGGCGATACTGTGCGCGAACAGGAAGGGCCTGAGGTGTTCGACCTCGTCGAGCGCATCCGGCAAACGTCCATTCGCTTCCATCGCGATGACGACAAGCAGGCACGACAGGAACTCGAGAGCATTCTCGACGGCATGTCGATTTCTGAGACCGTGCGCATCGTGCGCGCGTTCAGCTATTTTTCGCATCTTGCCAACATTGCGGAAGATCAAAACAACATCCGGCAGCGCCGCACGCTCGCAATGGCAGGCGCGACACCGGATTCCGGAACACTCGCCTGTGCACTGGCGCGCGCAAAGCAAGCCGGTGTCGGCAAGGATGAGTTGCGATCCTTCTTCGTCGAGGCCCTTGTCAGCCCGGTTCTGACCGCACACCCCACGGAAGTCCGCCGCAAGAGCACCATCGATCGGGAGATGGAGATCGCCTCTGTGCTCGACATGCGCGAGCGCACCCAGATGACAGCGAATGAGATCGCAGCGAGCGACGAGCAGTTGCGGCGCGCGGTCGTGACGATATGGCAGACCAATCTGCTGCGCCGAACCAAGCTGACCGTGCTCGACGAGGTCGCCAACGGGCTCTCGTTTTACGACTACACCTTCCTGCGCGAGGTGCCGCGTCTTCACTGCGCGCTGGAAGATCATCTCGCGGATGACACTGAGGCGGGAACGAAGGACGCGCCGGGGCTCGCCACGTTCTTGCGAATGGGAAGCTGGATTGGCGGCGATCGCGACGGCAATCCGTTCGTTACAGCGGAAGTCATGCGCGACACCCTGCACATGCAGAGCTCGCGCATCTTCAGCTTTTACTTCGACGAGCTGCATGCACTCGGCTCGGAACTGTCGCTTGCCGCGCACCTCGCTGGCGCATCGCCTGAGGTCATGGAGCTTGCAGCGAGGTCCCCGGATCCATCGCCCCACCGCAGAGGAGAACCCTATCGTCTCGCGGTCTCCGGCATCTATGCAAGGCTGGCTGCAACCGCACGCGCGATCGGCATCGAGATCAACCGGCCGCCGGTTGGCGAGGCCGCACCTTATACCGGGCCATCGGAACTCCAGCGTGATCTGGATGCACTACATGCCTCGCTCGTCGCCAACAACTCCCTTGTGATCGCGCGGGGCCGGCTGCGGCATCTGCGCCGGGCCGTGGATTGCTTCGGCTTTCATCTCGCCTCGCTCGATATGCGGCAGAATTCTGCCGTGCACGAACGCACCGTCGCTGAGTTGTTCGAAGCCGTCGCGCCTGGAACGCGCTATCGCGACCTGTCCGAAGACGCGCGCATTGCGTTGCTGACGCAAGAGTTATGCACCGGCCGCCCACTCGCCTCGCCTTTCGTCACCTACGGCGAAGAGACCACAAAAGAGTTAGCCGTACTGAAAACCGCGGCGGACGCGCATGCCGTATTCGGGAGCGATGTCATTCGCCAATGCATCGTATCGATGACCAAAGGCGTGTCCGACCTGCTCGAAATCGCCGTGCTGCTAAAAGAAACCGGCCTCGTCGCGGCCGATGGCGGCAGCCGCCTCAACATCGTGCCACTGTTCGAGACCATCGATGACCTGCGCAACTGCGGCGCGATCATGGACAAGCTGTTTTCGCTTCCCGAATACAGACGCCTCATCGACAGCCGTGGCGGCATTCAAGAGGTGATGCTCGGCTATTCGGACAGCAACAAAGACGGCGGCTTCGTCACCTCCGGCTGGGAGCTCTACAAAGCCGAGATCAATCTCGTCGAGGTGTTCGAGCGGCACGGCGTGCGGCTGCGTTTGTTCCACGGGCGCGGCGGTTCGGTCGGCCGTGGCGGCGGCCCGAGCTACGACGCGATCCTCGCCCAGCCGGGCGGCGCGGTGAATGGGCAAATTCGCATCACCGAACAAGGCGAAATCATTTCAAGTAAGTATTCAAACGCCGAGGTTGGGCGCCACAATCTGGAAATTCTGGCGGCCGCAACATTGGAAGCAAGCCTGCTGCAGCCGAAGCATCCTGCGCCGCGCGCGGACTACATCGCCGCGATGGAGGAGCTTTCTAACCTTGCCTATGCCGCCTATCGCAATCTGGTTTATGAAACCGATGGCTTTGAGGACTACTTCTGGGCGTCCACGGTCATTAGCGAGATTTCGACACTGAACATCGGCAGCCGCCCGGCGTCGCGCACCAAGACGCGCAAGATCGAAGATTTGCGCGCAATCCCCTGGGTGTTCAGTTGGGCGCAATGCCGCCTGATGCTGCCGGGCTGGTTCGGCTTTGGCAACGCCGTCAAGGCGTGGATCGACAGGCATCCCGACAAAGGCATGGCGTTTCTGCGGGAGCTTTACCGCGAGTGGCCGTTCTTCCAGACGCTGCTGTCGAACATGGATATGGTTCTCTCCAAGAGCAGCATCGCCATCGCCTCGCGCTATGCGGATCTCGTTCCGGACGAGAAGCTGCGCGCCGCCATCTTCGAACGCATCCGCGCGGAATGGCACGATTGCATCGAGATGCTGTTGACGATCATGGGACATGATCGTCTGTTGCAAGGCAACCCGTTGCTGGAGCGCTCCATCCGCAACCGCTTCCCTTATCTCGACCCGCTCAATCACGTTCAGGTCGAGCTGCTGCAGGCACACCGTGCACACGGCCCTGACGAGCAAGTGTTGCGCGGCATTCAGCTCACGATCAACGGCATCTCCGCGGGATTGCGGAACAGCGGATAG
- a CDS encoding hypothetical protein (product_source=Hypo-rule applied; superfamily=90123; transmembrane_helix_parts=Outside_1_34,TMhelix_35_57,Inside_58_60), translating into MSSTWPKLMLMSAVTAAWLVYDIATATEAPGPAVAYMQYAFLAMAVVGFFGSLLNYVAEK; encoded by the coding sequence GTGAGCAGCACATGGCCCAAACTCATGCTGATGAGTGCCGTGACCGCGGCTTGGCTTGTTTATGACATCGCGACTGCGACCGAGGCGCCGGGGCCTGCCGTTGCCTATATGCAATACGCTTTCCTCGCGATGGCCGTGGTTGGATTTTTCGGGTCCTTGCTGAACTACGTAGCAGAGAAGTGA
- a CDS encoding NAD(P)-dependent dehydrogenase (short-subunit alcohol dehydrogenase family) (product_source=COG1028; cath_funfam=3.40.50.720; cog=COG1028; pfam=PF00106; superfamily=51735), producing MNRTWLVTGSSRGFGRALAEAILASGDRLVATARDPAHVADLVDRYGDQVRTAPLDVTNPEAADRAVCMAITEFGGLDVLVNNAGYGDVGSVEDTDLASFRRQIETNLFGTIIMTKAAISHMRERRSGHIVQFSSVGGRVGAPGRAAYSAAKWGVEGFSEVLAKEMALIGVKVTIIEPGGFRTDFAGSSTNLSEGRPEYDAVVGAAARMQRDYNGKQPGDPRKGAEVVVKIVRDELPVFRIALGSDALGAIERTDRARLEELDRWRTLSQSTDYAAG from the coding sequence ATGAATCGCACATGGCTGGTCACGGGGAGTTCGCGTGGCTTTGGGCGCGCCTTGGCTGAAGCCATCCTTGCTAGCGGCGACCGGCTCGTGGCCACCGCGCGTGATCCCGCGCACGTGGCCGATCTGGTCGATCGTTATGGCGATCAGGTCCGCACGGCGCCGCTCGACGTGACCAATCCAGAGGCTGCAGATCGCGCCGTCTGTATGGCCATCACAGAATTCGGCGGTCTGGATGTGCTGGTGAACAATGCGGGCTATGGCGACGTCGGATCGGTTGAGGATACCGATCTTGCGTCATTCCGGCGGCAGATTGAGACGAACCTGTTCGGCACGATCATCATGACGAAGGCCGCGATCTCGCATATGCGCGAGCGGCGGTCCGGACACATCGTCCAGTTCTCATCGGTGGGTGGACGCGTCGGTGCGCCGGGCAGGGCGGCGTATTCGGCAGCCAAGTGGGGCGTCGAGGGCTTTTCCGAGGTGCTTGCCAAAGAGATGGCGCTCATTGGCGTGAAAGTGACGATCATTGAGCCGGGCGGTTTTCGCACCGATTTCGCCGGCTCATCGACGAATCTTAGCGAGGGACGGCCGGAGTATGATGCAGTCGTGGGCGCGGCGGCGCGCATGCAACGTGATTATAACGGCAAACAACCAGGTGACCCTCGCAAGGGCGCCGAGGTCGTCGTGAAGATCGTTCGTGACGAATTGCCGGTTTTTCGCATCGCGCTAGGCTCCGATGCATTGGGCGCGATCGAGCGAACGGATCGGGCGCGTCTGGAAGAACTCGATCGCTGGCGCACGTTGAGCCAGTCGACGGATTATGCGGCGGGGTGA
- a CDS encoding hypothetical protein (product_source=Hypo-rule applied) has product MFDHLAPLPRATVLREAGCTKRLCTRTRRSRIGRGCYGKIAQLKNRVTAVTDVAFETPTSGPILTFASRLGGHSYER; this is encoded by the coding sequence ATGTTCGATCATCTGGCGCCACTCCCGAGGGCAACCGTTCTGCGCGAGGCCGGTTGCACCAAGAGGCTATGCACCAGGACCCGGCGCAGCAGAATTGGGCGGGGGTGTTACGGAAAAATTGCCCAGCTAAAGAATCGCGTTACAGCTGTCACGGACGTCGCGTTTGAGACGCCAACTAGTGGTCCGATTCTAACGTTCGCATCCCGTCTCGGCGGGCACTCGTACGAACGTTAG